The DNA window CGACACTTCAACCTCGCCCCACGCCGGAAGCGAGACCTCCGTCTCGGTGGTCGGACCGTCGAGGAAACGCGCCTCGACCTTGCCGCGCCATGCGTCAGGCGAATGGTTGCCGATGCGGGCGATCACCTCGAACGGCGCACCCGCCACCGGCGCGGTCGGCCCCGGTTCGACACCGAGCACCGCGTGATTGGGGCGCTCCGGGTTTCCGGTCGTTGGCACGAATACCAGCCGTGAGCCTTCCGGCAACCGGTTGAAGGCGGCATCGGCCCAGTTCTTCCGCTGGAAGTCGGAGAAGAAATAAACATCGGGCGGATCGATCTGCACCTCGCCGATCGATGATGCCAGCGCGCAGGCCGCCTGGATGTCGGCGGCGGTCGCGGGCGGTGTCGCCTCCTTCAGGAAATCCAGGGCCGCTGCGCGGTGGTCGGAGAAATCCGGAAATGCGGCACGCGGCGAGCGTCCGGCGAGGATCACTTGGAACCGGTCATCCGGTCCCAACGAGTCCAGCAAACGTCGTACTTCACCGATCGCCCGCGAGCGGGCGGTCGCTCCGCTTTCCGCGGCGGTCATCGAGAGCGAGTGATCAACGATCAGGATCACCCGTCGTCCGCCCTTCTTCGGATCCGCACCGTCGAGCCCCGTGACCGGCAGCAGGAAGGCAGTGAGAAGCGCGGCGATCGCGAAGGTGCGCAGGAGCAGAAGAAGAAGATGCCGCCACTTGAAAAGCCGCGAGCGCCCGACCATCGTCCGCTTCAGGTCATCGACCGAAGAGAACATGAACTTCTTCGGGAACCGCCGGCTGAGCCAGTGGATCAGCGGCGGAATCGCCACCGCCGCCGCAAAGGGAATCAGAAAGCCTGGCTGCAGGAAGTTCATCAGAGGCTATTCCACTGGCGGAACCCGAGGTAGGCCTCGATGGCTTCGCGGTAGGGACGTTCGGTTCGCAGGACGGCGAAATCGACGCCGCGGTTCAGGGCTCCTTGGCGAAGCGTTTCGGTTCGCTGTGTGACGGTCTTCTCGAAGCGGCTCCGGACTTCGGCCGGTTCGACCTGCACTTCCTCGCCGGTCTCCATGTCGACGAACCGCGCGAGGTGGACGTCCGGGAGCGTCCGCTCGTCGGGATCGGAAAGCTGGAGCATCAGCACCTCGTGGCGGCGGTGGATCAACGGCCCGATGGCATCGAGAATGCCTTCCGCATCTTCTCCGAGGAAATCCGACAGGATCACCACGCGACCGCGCGGCTTGAGAAACGGCACTGTCGCGGCAAGCGAGCCGGCGATGTCGGTCTTGCCCGCCGCCTCGTAGCCGGGTGTCACCAGCGCGCGGAGCATCTGGTGGAGATGGCGACGCGTGCCGCCGGCCGGCAAGTGGTGGCGGACCTGATCGTTGAAAAGCGTGAGCGACGCCTTGTCCCCCTGCCGGGTCATCAGGTAGGCGAGCGCGGCTGCGGTGCGGACGGCCCGCATCGCCTTCGACTCGCGCATCGGCCCGCTGAAGCGCATCGAGGACGAAGCATCGACGACCAGATGCGCCGTCATGTCCGAGAGCTCCTCGAAGCGACGGATGTAGAGCTTGCGGCTCCGTCCGTACTGGCGCCAATCGATCCCCGAGGTCGGAAGTCCGGGCGAGTAGTGGGTGAACTCGGCGAACTCTCCCCCGCTGCCGAGGTCCGGCGACTTGTGGCGACCGGCGAAGCGGCTCTCGACCGCCGTCCGCGCGAACGCAACGAGATGCCGGTAGCGGTCGAGCGACTGCGGATCGAGCAAGCCCGAGGCCATCCGCTCACGCTGCTTCTCGCGATCCGGAACCTCCACCTTCTTCACCTTGGTGGCCGGCATCGGAGGCGGTGCTCCCACCGGAGCAGCCGGCGGTTGATCCCGCTGCGGCATCGGCGGCGGCACCGGTGCGCCTTCCGCCGCCAGCGCCTTGGCGCGGGCAAACCGGGAGGGAATGGGTGGCGGATCCGACATGGCGGCTGATCAGGAAACGGTTGAGGTTCGGGATAAGGCGAGACCACCCGGCAACCGGCTGGAGGCGGTTTTGGTCTGAGCTTGTCCGGGCTCGGGCCACATCGTGGGGTCGGGCGCCCATGGACCTTCGCCAAGGAAATCGGCAACGAGCTCGCCGAGAC is part of the Haloferula helveola genome and encodes:
- a CDS encoding DUF58 domain-containing protein, with translation MSDPPPIPSRFARAKALAAEGAPVPPPMPQRDQPPAAPVGAPPPMPATKVKKVEVPDREKQRERMASGLLDPQSLDRYRHLVAFARTAVESRFAGRHKSPDLGSGGEFAEFTHYSPGLPTSGIDWRQYGRSRKLYIRRFEELSDMTAHLVVDASSSMRFSGPMRESKAMRAVRTAAALAYLMTRQGDKASLTLFNDQVRHHLPAGGTRRHLHQMLRALVTPGYEAAGKTDIAGSLAATVPFLKPRGRVVILSDFLGEDAEGILDAIGPLIHRRHEVLMLQLSDPDERTLPDVHLARFVDMETGEEVQVEPAEVRSRFEKTVTQRTETLRQGALNRGVDFAVLRTERPYREAIEAYLGFRQWNSL